One genomic segment of Alicycliphilus denitrificans K601 includes these proteins:
- a CDS encoding ChaN family lipoprotein: MRPTIPRLPRPGSLLPPLLLALLLLPGCAALPSAPPPLDAAWQAQLERWPAVDALLLGEQHDAAAHQRWQQGTVRWLAERGRLAALVVEMADAGQGTDGLPPDAGAAQVRAALRWNGDAWPWQRYAPVVMAAVAAGVPVRGGNLPRSRMRAAMQDAALDAHLPPAALALQREAIAEGHCGLLPPDRLMPMVRVQLARDASMARAVLDARQSGRTVLLVAGFGHVRRDLGVPTWLPAWFTSKTAIAQAGQAPSAIESEANYIHATPALAPQDYCAPLRGPGTATPVR; the protein is encoded by the coding sequence ATGCGACCGACCATCCCCCGCCTCCCCCGCCCGGGCAGCCTGCTGCCCCCTTTGCTGCTCGCCCTGCTCCTGCTGCCCGGCTGCGCGGCCCTCCCTTCCGCACCGCCGCCCCTTGACGCCGCCTGGCAGGCGCAGCTCGAGCGCTGGCCCGCCGTGGACGCGCTGCTGCTGGGCGAGCAGCACGATGCCGCCGCCCACCAGCGCTGGCAGCAGGGCACCGTGCGCTGGCTGGCCGAGCGCGGCCGCCTGGCGGCGCTGGTGGTCGAGATGGCGGACGCCGGCCAGGGCACCGACGGCCTGCCCCCGGACGCTGGCGCGGCCCAGGTGCGCGCCGCCCTGCGCTGGAACGGGGACGCCTGGCCCTGGCAGCGCTACGCCCCCGTGGTGATGGCCGCGGTGGCGGCGGGCGTGCCGGTGCGCGGCGGCAACCTGCCGCGCAGCCGCATGCGCGCGGCCATGCAGGATGCGGCGCTGGATGCCCACCTGCCCCCCGCCGCGCTGGCGCTGCAGCGCGAGGCCATCGCCGAGGGCCACTGCGGCCTGCTGCCGCCCGACCGCCTGATGCCCATGGTGCGCGTGCAGCTCGCGCGCGACGCGAGCATGGCCCGGGCCGTGCTGGATGCGCGCCAGAGCGGCCGCACGGTGCTGCTGGTGGCCGGCTTCGGCCATGTGCGGCGCGACCTGGGCGTGCCCACCTGGCTGCCGGCATGGTTTACGTCGAAAACGGCCATAGCGCAGGCGGGACAAGCGCCATCAGCTATTGAATCGGAAGCAAACTACATCCACGCGACGCCCGCCCTGGCGCCGCAGGACTACTGCGCGCCGCTGCGCGGGCCCGGCACGGCTACGCCCGTGCGGTAG
- a CDS encoding adenosylcobalamin-dependent ribonucleoside-diphosphate reductase, producing the protein MQRETTDLAPSLSTQPISMDVLKEKYFKDGESDVEDLFRRVARALASVEREDIREAMQARFLDNLRAGAIGAGRIMSAAGTDIQATLINCFVQPVGDCIQGVDDAGYPGIYEALREAAETMRRGGGVGYDFSRIRPRGAMVKGTASMASGPCSYINVFDQSCSTVESAGARRGAQMGVLRIDHPDVLDFITAKRTPGRWNNFNVSVGVPDAFMQAVEQDREWELVHSAAPGAELLKEGARQRADGQWIYRTVRARELWDTIMKSAYDFAEPGILFLDQINTDNNLHYTETIQATNPCGEQPLPPYGCCDLGPIILTRFVRNPFGLHGEASFDFDAFEQAVATQVRALDNVLDVTFWPLPQQQAEAAAKRRIGVGFTGMGNTLAMLCKRYDRQDGRDMAVKIAERMRNAAYRASVELAKEKGAFPKFQADGYLAKGTFASRLPEDIQKQIRKHGIRNSHLLSIAPTGTVSLAFADNASNGIEPPFSWTYTRRKREADGSKSEYVVEDYAWRLYKTLGGDVNQLPAYFVSAMDMAAADHVAMMEAVQPYVDTAISKTVNVPEDYPYDDFKGLYMQAWHSGLKGLATYRPNSILGAVLEVPAAEAKPAKSEPAPEPVQPFDPMRVVIESRPKGGLSAVAEKIEYWTQEGHKRLYLIVSFLPVPDGHGGTVDRAIEFFMPVGQSSESQQWITSSMRLLSLAARGGFLERALSDMRKVAWDRGPVRLGTYQRADGAQVPLWHDSEVAAVAYAVQNILARRAEAPQQQVLPLDEPDMPAGMPPAMAGKKCQECGAHAVIRKDGCDYCTQCGALGSCG; encoded by the coding sequence ATGCAACGTGAAACCACCGACCTCGCCCCCAGCCTGTCCACCCAGCCCATCAGCATGGATGTGCTGAAGGAGAAATACTTCAAGGACGGCGAGAGCGATGTCGAGGACCTGTTCCGCCGCGTGGCTCGGGCCCTGGCCTCGGTGGAGCGCGAGGACATCCGCGAGGCCATGCAGGCGCGCTTCCTGGACAACCTGCGCGCCGGCGCCATCGGCGCGGGGCGCATCATGAGCGCCGCCGGCACCGACATCCAGGCCACCCTGATCAACTGCTTCGTGCAGCCCGTGGGCGACTGCATCCAGGGCGTGGACGATGCCGGCTACCCCGGCATCTACGAGGCCCTGCGCGAGGCCGCCGAGACCATGCGCCGCGGCGGCGGCGTGGGCTACGACTTCTCGCGCATCCGCCCGCGCGGCGCCATGGTCAAGGGCACGGCGTCCATGGCCTCGGGGCCGTGCAGCTACATCAACGTGTTCGACCAGTCCTGCTCCACCGTGGAGAGCGCGGGCGCGCGCCGCGGCGCGCAGATGGGTGTGCTGCGCATCGACCACCCGGACGTGCTGGACTTCATCACCGCCAAGCGCACGCCCGGGCGCTGGAACAACTTCAACGTCTCGGTGGGCGTGCCCGACGCCTTCATGCAGGCCGTGGAGCAGGACCGCGAATGGGAGCTGGTGCACAGCGCTGCTCCGGGCGCCGAACTGCTCAAGGAGGGCGCGCGCCAGCGCGCCGACGGCCAGTGGATTTACCGCACGGTGCGCGCGCGCGAACTGTGGGACACCATCATGAAGTCGGCCTACGACTTCGCCGAGCCCGGCATCCTGTTCCTGGACCAGATCAACACCGACAACAACCTGCACTACACCGAGACCATCCAGGCCACCAACCCCTGCGGCGAGCAGCCGCTGCCGCCCTATGGCTGCTGCGACCTGGGGCCCATCATCCTCACGCGCTTCGTGCGCAACCCCTTCGGCCTGCATGGCGAGGCGTCGTTCGACTTCGACGCCTTCGAGCAGGCCGTGGCGACCCAGGTGCGGGCGCTCGACAATGTGCTCGACGTCACCTTCTGGCCGCTGCCGCAGCAGCAGGCCGAGGCCGCCGCCAAGCGCCGCATCGGCGTGGGCTTCACCGGCATGGGCAACACCCTGGCCATGCTGTGCAAGCGCTACGACCGCCAGGACGGGCGCGACATGGCCGTGAAGATCGCCGAGCGCATGCGCAACGCCGCCTACCGCGCCTCCGTGGAGCTGGCCAAGGAAAAGGGCGCCTTCCCCAAGTTCCAGGCCGACGGCTACCTGGCCAAGGGCACCTTCGCCAGCCGCCTGCCCGAGGACATCCAGAAGCAGATTCGTAAGCACGGCATCCGCAACAGCCACCTGCTGTCCATCGCGCCTACGGGCACGGTGAGCCTGGCTTTCGCGGACAACGCCTCCAACGGCATCGAGCCGCCGTTCTCCTGGACCTACACGCGCAGGAAACGCGAGGCCGACGGCAGCAAGAGCGAATACGTGGTCGAGGACTACGCCTGGCGCTTGTACAAGACGCTGGGCGGCGACGTGAACCAGCTGCCCGCGTACTTCGTGAGCGCCATGGACATGGCCGCCGCCGACCATGTGGCCATGATGGAGGCCGTGCAGCCCTATGTGGACACGGCCATCTCCAAGACCGTCAACGTGCCCGAGGACTACCCCTACGACGACTTCAAGGGCCTGTACATGCAGGCCTGGCACTCGGGCCTGAAGGGCCTGGCCACCTACCGCCCCAACAGCATCCTGGGCGCGGTGCTGGAGGTGCCGGCCGCCGAGGCCAAGCCCGCCAAGAGCGAGCCCGCGCCCGAGCCGGTCCAGCCCTTCGATCCGATGCGCGTCGTGATCGAGAGCCGGCCCAAGGGCGGCCTGTCGGCCGTGGCCGAGAAGATCGAATACTGGACGCAGGAAGGGCACAAGCGCCTGTACCTCATCGTCTCCTTCCTGCCCGTGCCCGACGGGCATGGCGGCACGGTGGACCGCGCCATCGAGTTCTTCATGCCCGTGGGCCAGAGCAGCGAGTCGCAGCAGTGGATCACCTCCAGCATGCGCCTCTTGTCGCTGGCCGCGCGCGGCGGCTTCCTGGAGCGCGCGCTGTCCGACATGCGCAAGGTGGCCTGGGACCGCGGCCCCGTGCGCCTGGGCACCTACCAGCGTGCCGACGGCGCCCAGGTGCCGCTGTGGCACGACTCCGAGGTGGCCGCCGTCGCCTATGCCGTGCAGAACATCCTGGCGCGCCGCGCCGAGGCGCCGCAGCAGCAGGTGCTGCCGCTGGACGAGCCCGACATGCCCGCCGGCATGCCGCCTGCCATGGCCGGCAAGAAATGCCAGGAATGCGGCGCCCACGCCGTGATCCGCAAGGACGGCTGCGACTACTGCACCCAGTGCGGCGCCCTGGGCAGCTGCGGCTGA
- a CDS encoding LysR substrate-binding domain-containing protein, producing the protein MAAAPFSASAARRIPPIQCLLTFEALARLRSVTQTADELCVTPSAVSHRVKQLEQILGTRLFGRSDFSLTTEGSSYLAQVREGLSALQRLPGHAVSPGRRRLKLAVTPTFARVILIPRLRQFTETYPEIDLALHVSIPLLDVVAEDADLVVRYGPGHYADMEHVEIARDVLTPLASPGFVREHGPFERPEDLEGLPLLRSPLEPWRTWFAAAGLAWTEPNEGSQFNDVGLMCDAAAAGMGVAPVRLKLAAPWLEQGTLVRLFDIDAPSPYAHYLCWRAGTMERWECAAFADWLRRSMA; encoded by the coding sequence ATGGCCGCCGCCCCGTTCAGCGCCAGCGCGGCACGGCGCATACCGCCCATCCAGTGCCTGCTCACCTTCGAGGCCCTGGCGCGCCTGCGCAGCGTGACGCAGACGGCCGACGAGCTGTGCGTCACGCCCAGCGCCGTGAGCCACCGCGTCAAGCAGCTGGAGCAGATCCTGGGCACGCGGCTGTTCGGGCGGTCCGACTTCTCCCTGACCACCGAGGGCAGCAGCTACCTCGCGCAGGTGCGCGAGGGCCTGTCGGCGCTGCAGCGCCTGCCGGGCCACGCCGTCAGCCCCGGGCGGCGGCGGCTCAAGCTCGCCGTCACGCCCACCTTCGCGCGCGTCATCCTGATCCCGCGCCTGCGCCAGTTCACCGAGACCTACCCCGAGATCGACCTGGCGCTGCACGTCTCCATCCCGCTGCTGGACGTGGTGGCCGAGGACGCCGACCTCGTCGTGCGCTACGGCCCCGGCCACTACGCCGACATGGAGCACGTGGAGATCGCGCGCGACGTGCTCACGCCGCTGGCCTCGCCCGGCTTCGTGCGCGAGCACGGTCCCTTCGAGCGCCCCGAGGACCTGGAAGGCCTGCCCCTGCTGCGCAGTCCGCTGGAGCCCTGGCGTACCTGGTTCGCCGCCGCCGGCCTCGCCTGGACCGAGCCCAACGAAGGCTCGCAGTTCAACGACGTGGGCCTGATGTGCGACGCCGCCGCCGCCGGCATGGGCGTGGCCCCGGTGCGCCTGAAGCTCGCCGCGCCCTGGCTGGAGCAGGGCACGCTGGTGCGCCTGTTCGACATCGACGCCCCCAGCCCCTACGCGCACTACCTGTGCTGGCGCGCCGGCACCATGGAGCGCTGGGAATGCGCGGCCTTCGCCGACT
- a CDS encoding sensor domain-containing protein yields the protein MGSNAPGAVPRIAPWWGMALYLLAGAVWVAVGDGLLAHWVQDPHLLARWQTFKGWLYVAFTGVLAWWLLTRMRSAERARSALAQERVQIERHAPVGIARVEPAGMRFLSANERLCAWLELPPQAIVQRHFDELVAPDDRASAQRQLQQLLSGQAGHFQGERLCLRAGGGPPLPVLCTVSLVPAAQDEPAHLLCVLQDMGGINAARAALARSENILRLALDGSGSGMWDWDLAQRRITGSQGLLRLLRYRGAELPRGLNLLRRVHPEDRHRLHRAVQRAIAAGGSFDETARLQRFDGSYCWFQARGQCHRDAQGRPERFSGILADLTDLRTAEERQRLASTVLDNAVEGVVVADAHARILSINPVVTRVLGYTEEELLGRNPRVFQSGRHDKAFYETMWEAVRRTGHWQGEIWNRRKNGEIFPERMSLSAVRDAQGAVTHYVCMFSDISQEKAQHQRLEFLSHRDSLTGLPNRAWFVEQLGQALCQAQVHGEQMAVLLLNLDRFKDVNDSYGHAVGDEVLRHITAQVCMSLRPGDLVGRMAGDEIAVLARNLRHSDGAAAVAQYMIAAASKPWRTPDGIEVVAGVSVGISMFPEHARTAEQLLQGAHSAVYGAKARGRGAHCFFDESMIQAARERLEIEARLRSALAQGHLRLYYQPQVDIATGRIVGAEALLRWLDPEEGVISPARFISVAETSGVIGPLGRWVMQEACSQGQRWRAAGLPGIRLAVNVSPYQFQLTDVAACAAQALEDSGLPPHCLELELTESALAERPEAMRQVLQRLQALGVRIAVDDFGTGYSSLAHLKRFPIDALKIDQGFIRDIPSSADDMAISATIIAMGRSLGLTVLAEGVETPEQLAFLRARGCDSYQGYLCSRPVPAEQFGALLQAQA from the coding sequence ATGGGATCGAATGCGCCGGGGGCCGTCCCCCGGATAGCCCCCTGGTGGGGCATGGCACTGTACCTGCTGGCGGGAGCGGTCTGGGTGGCCGTGGGCGACGGGCTGCTGGCCCACTGGGTGCAGGACCCGCATCTGCTGGCGCGCTGGCAGACCTTCAAGGGCTGGCTGTACGTGGCGTTCACGGGCGTGCTGGCGTGGTGGCTGCTCACGCGCATGCGCAGCGCCGAGCGCGCGCGCTCGGCGCTGGCGCAGGAGCGCGTGCAGATCGAGCGCCACGCGCCGGTGGGCATCGCGCGCGTGGAGCCCGCCGGCATGCGCTTTCTTTCCGCCAACGAGCGGCTGTGCGCCTGGCTGGAGCTGCCGCCGCAGGCCATCGTCCAGCGCCATTTCGACGAGCTGGTGGCGCCCGACGACCGCGCCTCGGCGCAGCGCCAGCTCCAGCAGCTGCTGTCCGGGCAGGCCGGGCACTTCCAGGGTGAGCGCCTGTGCCTGCGCGCGGGAGGTGGGCCGCCCCTGCCCGTGCTGTGCACGGTGAGCCTCGTGCCGGCCGCGCAGGACGAGCCGGCGCACCTGCTGTGCGTGCTGCAGGACATGGGCGGGATCAACGCCGCCCGCGCGGCGCTCGCGCGCAGCGAGAACATCCTGCGCCTGGCGCTCGACGGCAGCGGCAGCGGCATGTGGGACTGGGACCTGGCGCAGCGCCGCATCACCGGCTCACAGGGCCTGCTGCGCCTGCTGCGCTACCGGGGCGCCGAGCTGCCCCGGGGGCTGAACCTGCTGCGCCGCGTGCACCCTGAGGACCGCCACCGCCTGCACCGTGCCGTGCAGCGGGCCATTGCCGCCGGCGGATCGTTCGACGAGACGGCGCGCCTGCAGCGCTTCGACGGCAGCTACTGCTGGTTCCAGGCGCGCGGCCAGTGCCACCGCGACGCCCAGGGGCGGCCGGAGCGCTTCTCCGGCATCCTTGCCGACCTGACGGACCTCCGCACCGCCGAGGAGCGCCAGCGCCTGGCCAGCACCGTGCTCGACAACGCCGTCGAGGGCGTCGTCGTGGCCGACGCGCACGCCCGCATCCTTTCGATCAACCCCGTGGTCACGCGCGTGCTCGGCTACACCGAGGAGGAACTGCTGGGCCGCAACCCGCGCGTGTTCCAGTCGGGGCGGCACGACAAGGCCTTCTACGAGACCATGTGGGAGGCGGTGCGCCGCACGGGCCACTGGCAGGGCGAGATCTGGAACCGGCGCAAGAACGGCGAGATCTTCCCGGAGCGCATGTCGCTGTCGGCCGTACGCGATGCCCAGGGCGCGGTGACGCACTACGTGTGCATGTTCAGCGACATATCGCAGGAAAAGGCCCAGCACCAGCGCCTGGAGTTCCTGTCGCACCGCGACAGCCTGACCGGCCTGCCCAACCGCGCCTGGTTCGTCGAGCAGCTCGGGCAGGCCCTGTGCCAGGCCCAGGTCCATGGCGAGCAGATGGCCGTGCTGCTGCTCAACCTCGACCGCTTCAAGGACGTGAACGACAGCTATGGCCATGCGGTGGGCGACGAGGTGCTCAGGCACATCACCGCCCAGGTGTGCATGAGCCTGCGCCCGGGCGACCTCGTGGGGCGCATGGCGGGCGACGAGATCGCGGTGCTGGCGCGCAACCTGCGCCACAGCGACGGCGCGGCGGCCGTGGCTCAGTACATGATCGCCGCGGCCAGCAAGCCCTGGCGCACGCCCGACGGCATCGAGGTGGTGGCCGGGGTGAGCGTGGGCATCAGCATGTTTCCCGAGCATGCCCGGACGGCCGAGCAGCTGCTGCAGGGTGCGCATTCCGCCGTGTACGGCGCCAAGGCCCGCGGGCGCGGCGCCCATTGTTTCTTCGACGAATCCATGATCCAGGCCGCGCGCGAGCGGCTGGAGATAGAGGCGCGGCTGCGCTCGGCCCTGGCGCAGGGCCATTTGCGGCTGTACTACCAGCCGCAGGTGGACATCGCCACGGGCCGCATCGTGGGCGCCGAGGCGCTGCTGCGCTGGCTCGACCCCGAGGAGGGCGTCATCTCGCCCGCGCGCTTCATCTCCGTGGCGGAGACCTCGGGCGTGATCGGCCCGCTGGGCCGCTGGGTCATGCAGGAGGCCTGCAGCCAGGGCCAGCGCTGGCGCGCGGCCGGCCTGCCCGGGATCCGGCTCGCGGTCAACGTATCGCCGTACCAGTTCCAGCTGACCGACGTGGCGGCCTGCGCCGCCCAGGCGCTGGAGGACAGCGGCCTGCCGCCCCATTGCCTGGAGCTGGAGCTGACCGAGTCGGCGCTGGCCGAGCGGCCCGAGGCCATGCGCCAGGTGCTGCAGCGCCTGCAGGCGCTGGGGGTGCGCATCGCGGTGGACGACTTCGGCACCGGCTACTCCTCGCTGGCGCACCTCAAGCGCTTCCCGATCGACGCGCTCAAGATCGACCAGGGCTTCATCCGGGACATCCCGAGCAGCGCGGACGACATGGCCATCAGCGCGACCATCATCGCCATGGGGCGCAGCCTGGGCCTGACGGTGCTCGCCGAAGGCGTGGAGACGCCCGAGCAACTGGCCTTCCTGCGCGCGCGCGGCTGCGACAGCTACCAGGGCTACCTGTGCAGCCGGCCCGTGCCGGCAGAGCAGTTCGGCGCGCTGCTGCAGGCGCAGGCGTGA
- the purU gene encoding formyltetrahydrofolate deformylase, whose translation MTPAYILTLSCPDRLGLVHAVSGFLLEHGGNIEEAAQYNDDATGLFFMRVQFACSQHDGATLKEHLARFAEPYAMRWSLHAKAEAMRTVLLVSREGHCLNDLLFRVKSGLLPIDVRAIISNHRDFYQLAASYNIPFHHIPVTAATKAQAEARQYEIIESEGAELVVLARYMQVLSNELCARLAGRAINIHHSFLPSFKGAKPYYQAHDRGVKLIGATAHYVTADLDEGPIIEQDVARADHTDTVEDLTARGRDTESQVLARAVKWHSEHRVLLNGHKTVVFR comes from the coding sequence ATGACCCCCGCCTACATCCTTACCCTGTCCTGCCCCGACCGCCTCGGGCTGGTGCACGCCGTATCGGGCTTCCTGCTCGAACACGGCGGCAACATCGAGGAAGCCGCCCAATACAACGACGACGCCACCGGCCTGTTCTTCATGCGCGTGCAGTTCGCCTGCTCGCAGCACGACGGCGCCACGCTCAAAGAGCACCTGGCGCGCTTCGCCGAACCCTATGCCATGCGCTGGAGCCTGCACGCCAAGGCCGAGGCCATGCGCACCGTGCTCCTGGTCAGCCGCGAAGGCCACTGCCTCAATGACCTGCTGTTCCGCGTCAAGAGCGGCCTGCTGCCCATCGACGTGCGCGCCATCATCAGCAACCACCGCGACTTCTACCAGCTGGCGGCCAGCTACAACATCCCCTTCCACCACATCCCGGTCACGGCCGCCACCAAGGCCCAGGCCGAGGCGCGGCAGTACGAGATCATCGAGTCCGAAGGGGCGGAGCTGGTGGTGCTGGCGCGCTACATGCAAGTACTGTCCAACGAGCTGTGCGCCAGGCTGGCCGGCCGCGCGATCAACATCCACCACAGCTTCCTGCCCAGCTTCAAGGGCGCCAAGCCCTACTACCAGGCCCACGACCGGGGCGTGAAGCTCATCGGAGCCACCGCCCACTACGTCACCGCCGACCTCGACGAGGGGCCGATTATCGAACAAGACGTGGCGCGCGCCGACCACACGGACACCGTCGAGGACCTGACGGCACGCGGGCGCGACACCGAAAGCCAGGTGCTGGCACGCGCCGTGAAGTGGCACAGCGAGCACCGCGTGCTGCTCAACGGCCACAAGACCGTGGTGTTCCGCTGA